The following are from one region of the Denitrobacterium detoxificans genome:
- a CDS encoding S8 family serine peptidase: protein MRAFLSALCAVGLSLACVPASAFGVLGDYSAYADESSLGNVLSVQAAEDVTGVSAEAEGDAYVAGEVLVQFKNDIAEDDAESVVDAATSVQDADIASSDVVLGSIEDGVLTCDYTSGAVVVLPVADGVTVAQAIAELESDPRVLSAQPNWIFELPDDEVADTSDDESTAELLGLTAQSDAAVELEAQTTQVNDTLLSYQWALDAVNLPEAWDLARCDNSNESVADANVSVAVLDTGIHASHEDLQGNVVAQYDAATDTEGAITDVSSDSHGTHVAGIISGVANNGVGVAGASYNANIVAVKMFDDSGGNTSEYTFRAMNYVLDHAQEYDIRVVNISAGVKVFTDYDWSNDALCQCISAAREAGILTVCAAGNTGSGNIIAPCAEYPGDYDDCLSVINLTSSVLPPTSLTNETALANYLVKVSGAAYTKSSSSNYNETGVTRDSSNRTKDISAPGTRIWSTIQYDSADENPKPYNWLDGTSQASPLVAGIAALLFAECPSLSPDDAQEILEQSSTDLGDSGWDRLYGYGMIDACAALEMLDAYIPCFDVSLEYESTVYTGEACEPAVTVADVNGTVLQEGVDYTVLYADNVHAGTATVVVAGMGSYSGSQTLEFTIEKAEQPFTVSLASTQLNYGDAASPLEVRGVASDAMLAYASSDEAVVEVTEDGLVVPKAVGEATITVSYADDCDYVASAQSIEVAVSYAPSIMYRLYNPNSGEHFYTAVISERDDVVRAGWTYEGVGWIAAAVSPTPVYRLYNPNGGDHHYTMSAEERDWLRGLGWKYEGIGWYSADEDDVPVYRQYNPNATSGAHNFTTSASENDMLVRLGWRAEGIAWYALAEG from the coding sequence ATGAGGGCTTTCTTGTCGGCGCTGTGCGCCGTCGGGCTATCCCTGGCATGCGTTCCCGCTTCCGCGTTTGGGGTTCTGGGCGATTATTCTGCATATGCGGACGAATCGTCTTTGGGGAATGTCCTTTCGGTGCAAGCCGCCGAAGACGTTACGGGGGTAAGCGCCGAAGCGGAAGGCGATGCCTACGTTGCGGGCGAAGTGCTCGTGCAATTTAAGAATGATATTGCGGAAGATGATGCCGAGTCGGTCGTCGATGCAGCCACATCGGTGCAGGATGCCGATATAGCCAGCAGTGACGTGGTTCTGGGCTCAATCGAAGACGGCGTGCTTACGTGCGATTACACTTCGGGCGCGGTGGTGGTCCTTCCCGTGGCCGATGGCGTGACGGTTGCGCAGGCCATTGCCGAGTTGGAGAGCGACCCGCGCGTGCTTTCCGCTCAACCCAATTGGATCTTCGAGCTGCCCGACGACGAGGTGGCCGATACATCCGACGACGAAAGCACTGCCGAATTGCTGGGGCTTACTGCCCAGTCCGATGCTGCTGTGGAATTGGAAGCGCAAACGACCCAGGTGAACGATACGTTGCTCTCGTATCAGTGGGCGCTCGACGCCGTGAACCTTCCCGAGGCGTGGGATTTGGCGCGTTGCGACAATAGCAATGAAAGCGTGGCCGATGCCAATGTGAGCGTTGCCGTGCTCGATACGGGTATCCATGCTAGTCACGAGGATCTTCAAGGTAACGTTGTCGCGCAGTACGATGCCGCGACTGATACCGAGGGTGCAATTACGGACGTGAGCTCCGATAGCCATGGCACCCATGTTGCGGGCATTATTTCGGGCGTTGCGAACAATGGCGTGGGCGTTGCCGGTGCGTCGTATAACGCGAATATCGTGGCCGTTAAGATGTTCGACGATAGTGGCGGCAATACGTCGGAGTATACGTTCCGTGCGATGAATTACGTGCTCGACCATGCGCAGGAATACGATATCCGCGTTGTGAATATTAGCGCAGGTGTGAAGGTTTTTACCGATTACGATTGGTCCAACGACGCTCTCTGCCAGTGCATTTCTGCTGCGCGCGAGGCGGGTATTCTTACGGTGTGTGCCGCGGGGAATACTGGGTCAGGCAACATTATCGCTCCGTGTGCCGAGTATCCTGGCGATTACGATGATTGTTTGAGCGTGATAAATCTTACGAGCAGCGTTTTGCCCCCAACGAGCCTCACGAACGAGACCGCTCTAGCGAATTATCTTGTCAAGGTGAGTGGTGCTGCGTATACGAAGTCATCCTCGTCGAATTACAACGAGACAGGCGTTACGCGGGACTCTTCGAATAGAACGAAAGATATAAGTGCTCCTGGCACCCGTATCTGGAGCACGATTCAATATGACAGTGCGGACGAAAATCCTAAGCCGTACAACTGGCTTGATGGTACCTCTCAGGCATCGCCGTTGGTGGCTGGCATAGCTGCGTTGCTTTTTGCTGAGTGTCCATCGCTTTCGCCAGACGACGCGCAGGAGATTTTGGAACAGTCATCCACGGATTTGGGTGATTCTGGCTGGGATCGACTCTATGGCTACGGAATGATAGATGCGTGTGCAGCGCTTGAGATGCTCGATGCGTACATTCCCTGCTTCGACGTCTCTCTGGAATACGAAAGTACCGTCTACACGGGCGAAGCGTGTGAGCCGGCGGTGACCGTTGCTGATGTTAATGGTACGGTGCTTCAGGAAGGCGTGGATTACACGGTGCTGTACGCCGATAACGTGCATGCGGGTACGGCGACGGTGGTTGTTGCCGGCATGGGCAGCTATTCGGGCTCGCAAACGCTTGAGTTCACCATCGAAAAGGCCGAGCAGCCTTTTACCGTTTCTCTGGCGTCGACCCAGCTGAACTATGGCGATGCCGCTTCGCCCCTGGAAGTACGGGGTGTCGCATCAGATGCGATGCTTGCCTACGCTTCTTCAGACGAAGCGGTTGTCGAAGTAACGGAGGACGGGCTTGTCGTGCCGAAGGCGGTGGGTGAGGCAACTATTACCGTTTCCTATGCCGACGACTGCGACTACGTGGCGTCCGCTCAATCGATCGAAGTTGCCGTCTCTTACGCGCCCTCGATAATGTATCGCTTGTACAACCCCAATTCCGGTGAGCATTTCTATACGGCGGTCATTTCCGAGCGCGATGACGTGGTGCGGGCTGGTTGGACATATGAAGGCGTGGGGTGGATTGCCGCTGCCGTTTCGCCTACGCCGGTGTATCGTCTGTATAACCCGAATGGAGGCGATCATCATTACACGATGAGCGCCGAAGAGCGCGATTGGCTGCGAGGGCTCGGCTGGAAGTACGAGGGCATTGGCTGGTACAGCGCCGACGAGGATGATGTTCCCGTGTATCGCCAGTACAATCCCAATGCAACGTCGGGTGCGCATAACTTCACTACGAGCGCGTCTGAAAACGACATGCTCGTACGTTTGGGGTGGCGTGCCGAAGGAATCGCCTGGTACGCCTTGGCGGAGGGGTAG
- a CDS encoding nucleoside-triphosphatase gives MLFILTGEFEIGKTRWLEAELAYLRANGVPAAGVIAPGIWERTPDGFEKRGIDNVLLPEGRRIRFALRRDLSGDGVPEAAHANETCTKWRIEEDAVNQVNELFSTLAAQRNDVVAFPSLLVVDELGPLELVRGAGLTQAMALLDMGPSAAYPHALIIVRSSLVECACERFASAWGEHVILQPDDQSGNLLHANLLH, from the coding sequence ATGCTTTTCATTCTCACGGGCGAATTCGAAATCGGGAAAACTCGCTGGCTCGAAGCCGAGCTGGCATACTTGCGTGCGAATGGGGTGCCTGCTGCGGGCGTCATTGCTCCGGGTATATGGGAGCGCACGCCCGATGGGTTCGAAAAGCGGGGCATCGACAACGTGTTGCTGCCCGAAGGCAGGCGCATTCGGTTTGCGCTCCGACGTGATTTGTCCGGTGATGGCGTGCCCGAAGCGGCTCACGCGAACGAGACGTGCACCAAGTGGCGCATCGAGGAAGATGCAGTGAATCAGGTAAACGAGCTATTCAGCACGCTTGCCGCCCAGCGAAACGACGTGGTCGCGTTTCCGTCGCTGCTCGTGGTGGACGAATTGGGGCCGCTCGAGCTCGTGCGCGGAGCGGGTCTTACGCAAGCCATGGCGCTGCTCGACATGGGTCCCAGCGCGGCGTATCCTCACGCCCTTATCATCGTGCGGTCGTCTTTGGTCGAATGCGCTTGCGAGCGCTTTGCCTCGGCATGGGGAGAGCACGTTATTCTGCAGCCCGACGATCAAAGTGGTAATCTGCTCCACGCGAATTTGCTACACTAA
- a CDS encoding MalY/PatB family protein — translation MSRVRADSAWKFELRVIDCQLWYNDSKTTTAEVLMERYDFDAPVDRRGSHSMKFDAAAAMGKREGLLSMWVADMDFTVPPAVVEALHQRVDHAVFGYTNPWDGYREAVVSWMARYGWQVSPNWIVPTPGVVFALAMAVRAFTEPGDAVVIQRPVYYPFTNVIERNGRRVANAPLAYQDGIYSIDFDALEQTIQESGAKLFLLCNPHNPGGRLWTRDELARIAEIALRNDVIVVSDEIHMDFVRPGYEHTVFATLDDQIAQRCVVCTAASKTFNLAGLETSNIIIPNGELRRVFKDAMHATGTNRPNVLGLVATEACYRQGAEWLAQLKKYLEGNWALVESYLAEHAPQLHLVPAQSTYLAWVDCRELGLYGEDLRALIEDEAGLWLDLGDMFGPEGDGFIRLNLATQRATVQRALTQLTDAIARM, via the coding sequence ATGTCACGTGTTCGTGCCGATTCGGCGTGGAAGTTCGAACTGCGCGTTATCGACTGCCAACTCTGGTACAACGACAGTAAAACGACAACAGCGGAGGTGCTCATGGAGCGATACGATTTTGATGCGCCCGTCGATAGGCGAGGATCCCATTCGATGAAGTTCGATGCGGCTGCGGCAATGGGCAAGCGCGAGGGTTTGCTGTCCATGTGGGTTGCCGACATGGATTTCACCGTGCCTCCTGCTGTGGTGGAAGCCCTGCATCAGCGTGTTGACCATGCCGTCTTCGGCTATACGAATCCGTGGGATGGCTATCGCGAGGCAGTTGTTTCCTGGATGGCGCGCTATGGTTGGCAGGTAAGCCCGAATTGGATCGTCCCCACGCCGGGCGTAGTGTTCGCCCTGGCCATGGCCGTGCGTGCGTTTACCGAGCCGGGTGATGCGGTGGTCATTCAGCGCCCCGTGTACTATCCGTTTACCAATGTGATCGAACGTAACGGGCGTCGCGTGGCCAATGCGCCGCTTGCGTACCAAGATGGCATCTATAGCATCGATTTCGATGCGCTCGAGCAGACGATTCAGGAAAGCGGAGCGAAGCTGTTCCTGCTGTGCAATCCCCATAATCCCGGTGGGCGCCTCTGGACGCGCGACGAATTGGCGCGCATTGCGGAAATCGCCCTGCGCAACGACGTCATAGTAGTGTCGGACGAGATTCACATGGACTTCGTCCGCCCGGGCTATGAGCATACGGTGTTCGCCACGCTTGACGACCAGATTGCTCAGCGTTGCGTCGTGTGCACGGCAGCCAGTAAAACGTTCAACTTGGCAGGGCTGGAAACATCGAACATCATCATCCCTAATGGCGAGCTTCGCCGCGTATTCAAGGACGCCATGCATGCTACCGGCACGAATAGACCGAACGTCTTGGGGCTCGTGGCTACCGAGGCGTGCTATCGACAGGGCGCTGAATGGCTTGCGCAGTTGAAGAAATACCTCGAGGGGAACTGGGCGCTGGTTGAATCGTATCTGGCCGAGCATGCGCCCCAGCTGCATCTGGTGCCTGCCCAGAGCACGTACCTTGCGTGGGTCGATTGTCGCGAGCTTGGCTTGTACGGGGAAGACCTACGCGCGCTCATCGAGGACGAAGCGGGGCTATGGCTTGATCTGGGCGATATGTTCGGGCCCGAGGGCGATGGCTTCATCCGCCTGAATTTGGCTACGCAACGCGCAACGGTGCAACGCGCGCTTACCCAACTTACGGATGCGATTGCTCGCATGTAG
- a CDS encoding LysR family transcriptional regulator, which translates to MNSNQLRWFCSACETRSFAKAAEATFVSRQAFGKAIKSMEDELGCPLFHRTEQGVTPTESAMLIYPIAQRCVNDIAHMRAICDEHALCTRTPIRIAIADGVVESMDDSFFDELERKNPTCDIAIEKHFYTRCMDYLHDGKVDFAIAPGPLREQQLESIPLAREQVYAATAPGTVHFPANEVTLENLATLSFFSVGNGERAMLGLDRIFEEHGLAINRIDQYTEFGIVMQKAHTGTAAALVPESMLPRLAADMVTLPIPPSITTWELHCFWLPHEPSNAEASIIRFMRERMV; encoded by the coding sequence ATGAATAGCAACCAGCTGCGATGGTTCTGCAGCGCATGCGAAACGCGGTCGTTCGCCAAGGCAGCCGAAGCCACGTTCGTATCACGCCAGGCATTTGGTAAGGCGATCAAGAGCATGGAAGACGAACTGGGATGCCCCCTGTTCCACCGTACGGAGCAGGGGGTCACCCCTACCGAATCGGCAATGCTCATCTACCCCATCGCCCAGCGTTGCGTGAACGACATCGCGCACATGCGCGCCATTTGCGACGAGCACGCGCTTTGCACGCGCACGCCCATCCGCATCGCCATCGCCGACGGCGTAGTGGAGTCCATGGACGATAGCTTCTTCGACGAGCTAGAGCGCAAGAACCCCACCTGCGATATCGCCATCGAGAAGCACTTCTACACACGCTGCATGGACTACCTGCACGATGGCAAGGTCGACTTCGCTATCGCCCCTGGCCCGCTTCGTGAACAGCAGCTGGAATCCATTCCGCTGGCACGCGAACAAGTCTACGCAGCAACCGCGCCGGGAACCGTTCACTTTCCCGCCAACGAGGTCACGCTGGAAAACCTGGCCACGCTCTCCTTCTTTTCGGTGGGAAACGGCGAGCGCGCCATGCTCGGGCTCGATCGCATCTTCGAAGAGCACGGACTTGCCATCAACCGTATCGACCAGTACACCGAATTCGGCATCGTTATGCAGAAAGCCCATACAGGCACGGCAGCGGCACTCGTACCGGAAAGCATGCTCCCCCGCTTAGCTGCCGACATGGTCACCCTGCCCATCCCGCCAAGCATCACGACATGGGAGCTGCACTGCTTCTGGCTGCCGCACGAGCCCTCCAACGCAGAAGCAAGCATCATTCGCTTCATGCGGGAGCGAATGGTCTAG